The following coding sequences lie in one Anticarsia gemmatalis isolate Benzon Research Colony breed Stoneville strain chromosome 16, ilAntGemm2 primary, whole genome shotgun sequence genomic window:
- the LOC142979615 gene encoding uncharacterized protein LOC142979615, translating to MEQQLQRFLEKMDEKINNVKDQFSIQVEDLTQKFTNSVTSTIEEKLTPLVEENLKLKKEVTTLKRKTYELERVVRKNNVILHGLEETEENNTQLMELVLNTLNEVGSNGKMENFDKWEISEVYRLGKRGSMKRRPILQPTSLSPRKPEHNKQQNYTPKPNTLPSRLVTVGVRDYHPPKQENSYHSYHNQFIDDDNYKDNALTTVQIASLNVLTLKTDDNLAELTNALRDIKWDILGLSEIRRDGEEILQRSDYLFYYKGEIPGRNGVGFLIKKHLIANVEEFIGISDRIALLNIKLPLYKDIWSVLQIYAPTEKADQETANKFYDDINETIIKYTHKNLIVMGDFNAQTGECQPGEETVLGPHTYGTKRSKNGEKLINLALGNNLTILNSKYKKKTKRKWTWVSPGGTYKNEIDFILTNKPKYFTDANVVNRFNFNTNHRMVRAELRIQKHKNPRPKYNPTKIKRTSQQYEDIVSNLAKKCVNYMKDTNKMEVQDKYNWIENSITSAIKTVREKEQKTKKFSSKTMNLLEERKELISSINSDSKRRRISELSKEINHSIRKDRKQSRMETIERHIIASGGIKKAHKELLNSKRWITKVRDAGGINKSRRVDIKTIATNYYKELYRQEHSELECELDPAVDTDSDIPCVLQREVEKAIETQSSDKAPGPDGIDNEILTKAKEVLAPIFTSLFNDILKTESIPEQWTKSHIILLYKKGDKHNIGNYRPINLMSNIYKTSAKPSTPYSTERSGRH from the exons ATGGAACAACAGCTACAAAGGTTTTTAGAGAAGATGGACgagaaaataaacaatgtgAAGGATCAGTTTAGCATACAAGTTGAAGATCTGACACAAAAATTCACTAATAGCGTAACTTCAACTATAGAGGAAAAACTCACTCCGCTAGTCGAAGAAAATTTGAAACTTAAAAAGGAAGTAACTACACTGAAGAGAAAAACTTACGAATTAGAGAGGGTAGTAAGGAAAAACAATGTGATATTACATGGTTTAGAGGAAACAGAGGAAAACAATACACAACTCATGGAACTTGTTCTAAATACTCTTAATGAAGTAGGCAGCAATGGTAAAATGGAAAACTTTGATAAGTGGGAAATTAGTGAAGTATATAGACTAGGGAAAAGAGGGAGCATGAAACGTAGGCCCATATTG CAACCAACATCACTCAGCCCCCGAAAACCAGAgcacaacaaacaacaaaattatacaccAAAACCAAATACTCTCCCAAGCCGGCTGGTCACCGTGGGAGTAAGAGACTATCACCCTCCAAAACAAGAAAATAGCTACCACAGCTACCACAACCAATTCATCGACGACGACAACTACAAAGACAATGCCCTAACTACAGTCCAAATTGCTTCATTAAATGTCCTTACGCTAAAAACAGATGACAACTTAGCAGAATTAACAAACGCTCTCAGAGATATAAAATGGGATATCTTGGGCTTAAGCGAAATAAGAAGAGATGGGGAAGAAATTCTACAACGAAGtgactacttattttattacaaagggGAAATACCAGGAAGAAATGGCGTTGGGTTCTTGATTAAGAAACATCTAATCGCTAATGTAGAAGAGTTCATCGGCATATCGGACCGAATAGCTCTACTCAATATAAAACTCCCCTTATATAAAGACATATGGTCGGTATTGCAAATCTACGCCCCAACAGAAAAAGCAGATCAGGAAACCGCAAACAAGTTCTATGATGACATAAACGAGACgataataaaatacacacacaaaaatCTGATAGTAATGGGCGATTTCAATGCACAAACTGGAGAATGTCAACCAGGCGAAGAAACTGTGCTAGGTCCACACACCTACGGGACAAAAAGAAGTAAGAACGGAGAAAAACTTATCAACCTGGCATTAGGAAACAATCTTACTATCTTaaacagtaaatataaaaagaaaactaaaaggAAATGGACTTGGGTATCTCCTGGTGGCACATATAAAAATGAGATAGACTTTATCCTCACGAATAAACCTAAATACTTCACTGATGCAAATGTAGTCAACAGATTTAACTTCAACACAAACCATAGAATGGTCAGAGCTGAGCTCAGAATACAAAAGCATAAAAACCCAAGACCCAAATATAATCCGACAAAAATCAAGCGTACCAGTCAACAATATGAAGACATTGTATCAAATTTggcaaaaaaatgtgttaattacaTGAAAGATACCAACAAGATGGAGGTGCAAGACAAATATAACTGGATCGAAAACTCAATAACTTCAGCTATAAAAACAGTCAgagaaaaagaacaaaaaacaaagaAGTTTTCTAGCAAGACTATGAACCTACTAGAAGAAAGGAAAGAACTGATCAGCTCCATAAATTCCGACAGCAAAAGAAGACGCATATCAGAACTAAGCAAAGAGATTAATCACAGTATAAGAAAAGATAGGAAGCAATCAAGAATGGAAACAATAGAAAGACATATTATTGCATCGGGAGGTATTAAGAAAGCTCACAAGGAACTGCTCAACTCGAAGAGATGGATCACGAAAGTCAGAGATGCTGGGGGAATAAATAAAAGTCGAAGAGTAGATATCAAGACCATagctacaaattattataaagagcTATACAGACAAGAACATTCCGAGTTAGAATGCGAACTGGACCCTGCAGTTGACACTGATAGTGATATACCGTGCGTCTTACAAAGAGAAGTTGAAAAGGCAATAGAAACGCAAAGTTCAGATAAAGCTCCTGGTCCAGATGGCATTGACAACGAAATCTTGACCAAAGCCAAAGAAGTCTTAGCTCCTATCTTCACAAGCTTATTCAATGATATCTTAAAGACAGAATCGATCCCAGAACAGTGGACAAAGTCACATATAATTCTGCTGTACAAAAAAGGCGACAAACACAATATTGGAAACTACCGACCAATTAACCTGATGTCCAATATATACAAG ACTTCAGCAAAGCCTTCGACTCCTTATTCCACAGAAAGATCTGGGAGGCACTGA